One genomic segment of Pirellulales bacterium includes these proteins:
- a CDS encoding NYN domain-containing protein, with the protein MSLLIDGYNLLNVAGCFGRGKGPGGLQRAREALLNLLAESIASEEVPRTIVVFDASESPWGLARAVQYKGLSVRFAPRDSDADTLIEELIAADSAPRRLTVVSSDHRLQRAAHRRKAIAIDSDLWFAQLMRDRKQRHERHPVQNLKPEGPFSPSEVEYWLRQFGADET; encoded by the coding sequence ATGTCTCTCTTGATCGACGGCTATAATCTGCTCAACGTGGCCGGTTGTTTCGGCCGCGGCAAAGGACCGGGCGGATTGCAGCGCGCGAGAGAGGCGCTGCTGAACCTGCTGGCGGAGTCGATCGCTTCCGAGGAAGTGCCGCGGACGATCGTCGTATTCGACGCTTCGGAATCTCCTTGGGGCTTGGCCCGCGCCGTGCAATACAAGGGACTGAGCGTGCGATTCGCGCCGCGCGACAGCGATGCCGATACGCTGATCGAAGAGTTGATCGCCGCCGACTCTGCGCCCCGGCGGCTGACGGTCGTTTCCAGCGACCATCGCTTGCAGCGCGCCGCGCATCGCCGCAAAGCAATCGCAATCGATAGCGACCTGTGGTTCGCCCAGTTGATGCGAGATCGGAAGCAGCGTCACGAACGCCATCCCGTGCAAAATCTCAAGCCCGAGGGCCCCTTTTCGCCCAGCGAAGTTGAATACTGGCTGAGGCAGTTCGGGGCCGACGAGACGTGA